Part of the Miscanthus floridulus cultivar M001 unplaced genomic scaffold, ASM1932011v1 fs_469_2, whole genome shotgun sequence genome is shown below.
CAAGGTGCTGCTGCTGCAAGATCAGTCAGTCGATGCAGCATTTCTGGGAATGTGTTCGCTTCGTTTCTGCATTTCTGTATGTGTCTCAGTCTCACACGCTGCAAATTACTGCTAAACTTCGCAGGCACTGAACCCTCTGAAGCCGATCCCGGTCATCGTCATGTCGTCAGAAGACGAGCCCCAGAGGATCAGCCGGTGAGACAGGCAACCTAGTACCCTCCTTTGCTTTCCTCTTTGCAGCACCCTTTCTTTTTCCCCTGCAGAGTTGATTATTGTTCCGTTAAATAGGAgtacaaaagagagagagagagagagagagagagagagagtagtaaAAGCTCTAGTAGCTttggtcccccccccccccccccccccctctgaaTGCCTGGCTGATACAGTGGCAGACGGGGTTAAAAGCCCTGGCCTTACGAAGCTCGCCGTCCGTAATGTGTCACGGTGCATCACTGCCTCGGTCTCAGTGCATCACTGCCCCGTCCGTAATgtgggaactaaacgcgccctcacTCGGCCCGTGACTGACTGACTGTACTGAAGGAGTAGCCAGTCAGCCGGTCCTCTCCTGTACCGGCATTTCTCCAAGGACTAGCGGGGCGGCAGCAGTGCGAGACAAAGATCACGCGTCTCTGCTCGCGCATTCATGCGGAATCTTAGACCATCCATCCATGCATTTCATTGTGCGATGGCACTGCTGCTAGTAGCATCATCCGATTCTGCAGGCGAGGCGATCATGGATGTGGTACTAACGACTTTTTGCTGCTTGCTCGGAGCAGATGCCTGAACGCCGGCGCCGAGGACTTCATCGTGAAGCCCCTGCAGAGCAAGGACGTGCAGCGCCTCCGGAactgctccaccgccgccgcgagGCCCACCAAGGGCGGCGCCGCGCCGTGTgaggccgccgccgtggccaagCGGAATAACAAGCCGCCGCTGGTGCTGCCGCCTTCCGCCGC
Proteins encoded:
- the LOC136531871 gene encoding two-component response regulator ORR1-like produces the protein MVLTDYCMPEMTGYDLLKAIKALNPLKPIPVIVMSSEDEPQRISRCLNAGAEDFIVKPLQSKDVQRLRNCSTAAARPTKGGAAPCEAAAVAKRNNKPPLVLPPSAAATSPSGRRANLAGVAMVLHSSSVELSQYLPLLLKLVVLAYAILCLGELLHRWSSGGRCSLSLWCA